From Anaerotignum faecicola:
AGGGCTTGAGAGGAACGATCGGTATCATCGGTCCGAAGCGTATGGACTATGAAAAGGTTTTGAATACGCTGCGGAATCTCATGACGCAGCTGGATTCGATCCTGAAAAAAGATGAAAGGTGAAGGGAAGAACAGTGAGCAGCGAAGAGACGAGAATAGAAGAGGAACTGGCAGAAGAGGCCATGAAGGCAGAAGACACCGGTTCCGTTAACGAAGAAATAGAAAAAGGCGAAACAGAAGCCGCGGAAACCGAAGCGTGTGCCGAAGATGCCGCCGATGAGAAATCCGGAGATGAGGAGCCTGCAGA
This genomic window contains:
- a CDS encoding nucleotide exchange factor GrpE, encoding MSSEETRIEEELAEEAMKAEDTGSVNEEIEKGETEAAETEACAEDAADEKSGDEEPAEEKQAEPEKKGFFGKKKEKKDPKDAKIEELTDRLQRNMAEFDNY